A window from Drosophila miranda strain MSH22 chromosome Y unlocalized genomic scaffold, D.miranda_PacBio2.1 Contig_Y2_pilon, whole genome shotgun sequence encodes these proteins:
- the LOC108159893 gene encoding atypical protein kinase C isoform X6, translating to MGKLAFLFPNVPQAPGLSCDGEDRSIYRRGARRWRKLYRVNGHIFQAKRFNRRAFCAYCQDRIWGLGRQGFKCIQCKLLVHKKCHKLVQKHCTDQPEPLVKEQAEESSDPMPVPLPPLPYEAMGGSSDACETHDHAHIVAPPPPDDPLEPGTQRQYSLNDFELIRVIGRGSYAKVLMVELRRTRRIYAMKVIKKALVTDDEDIDWVQTEKHVFETASNHPFLVGLHSCFQTPSRLFFVIEFVRGGDLMYHMQRQRRLPEEHARFYAAEISLALNFLHEKGIIYRDLKLDNVLLDHEGHIKLTDYGMCKEGIRSGDTTSTFCGTPNYIAPEILRGEDYGFSVDWWALGVLLYEMLAGRSPFDLAGASENPDQNTEDYLFQVILEKTIRIPRSVSVRAASVLKGFLNKNPADRLGCHRESAFMDIVSHPFFKNMDWELLERKQVTPPFKPRLDSDRDLANFPPEFTGEAVQLTPDDDHVIDNIDQSEFEGFEYVNPLLMSLEDCV from the exons ATGGGCAAACTAGCTTTCC TATTTCCCAATGTTCCTCAAGCGCCGGGATTGTCCTGTGATGGCGAAGATC GCAGCATCTATCGACGTGGTGCTCGACGGTGGCGTAAACTGTATCGCGTCAACGGACACATTTTCCAGGCCAAGCGTTTCAATCGG CGTGCTTTCTGTGCCTATTGCCAGGATCGTATCTGGGGCCTGGGACGACAGGGTTTCAAGTGCATACAATGCAAGCTGCTGGTGCACAAAAAGTGCCACAAGCTGGTGCAGAAGCACTGCACCGACCAGCCAGAGCCGTTGGTCAAGGAGCAGGCCGAGGAGTCGAGCGACCCGATGCCGGTGCCATTGCCCCCGCTGCCGTACGAGGCCATGGGCGGCAGCTCGGACGCCTGCGAGACGCACGATCATGCGCACATCGTGGCCCCGCCACCGCCCGATGATCCCCTGGAGCCGGGCACCCAGCGCCAGTACTCGCTGAACGACTTTGAGCTGATACGCGTCATCGGCCGTGGAAGCTACGCCAAGGTGCTAATGGTGGAGCTGCGGCGCACGCGTCGCATCTACGCCATGAAGGTGATCAAGAAGGCCCTGGTGACCGACGACGAGGACATCGACTGGGTGCAGACGGAGAAGCATGTGTTCGAGACGGCGTCAAACCACCCGTTCTTGGTGGGACTTCATTCGTGCTTCCAGACGCCGTCGCGTCTCTTCTTCGTCATTGAGTTCGTGCGGGGCGGCGACCTGATGTACCACATGCAGCGCCAGCGGCGGCTGCCCGAGGAGCACGCCCGCTTCTATGCGGCGGAGATAAGTCTGGCCCTGAACTTCCTCCACGAAAAGGGAATCATCTATCGCGATCTGAAGCTGGACAACGTGCTGCTCGACCACGAGGGGCACATCAAACTTACCGACTACGGCATGTGCAAGGAAGGCATTCGCTCGGGCGACACAACCTCCACGTTCTGCGGCACACCCAACTACATTGCCCCAGAGATCCTGCGAGGCGAGGACTACGGCTTCTCCGTCGACTGGTGGGCATTGGGAGTCTTGCTCTATGAGATGCTGGCCGGACGCAGTCCGTTCGACTTGGCCGGTGCCTCTGAGAATCCCGATCAG AACACGGAGGATTATCTGTTCCAAGTGATTCTGGAGAAGACCATTCGTATACCGCGGTCCGTGAGCGTTCGGGCTGCCTCTGTCCTGAAAGGTTTCCTCAACAAGAATCCCGCTGATCGTTTGGGCTGCCATCGGGAGTCCGCCTTCATGGATATCGTCAGCCATCCGTTCTTCAAGAATATGGACTGGGAATTG CTTGAGCGCAAACAGGTCACGCCACCATTCAAGCCACGCTTAGACTCAGATCGCGACTTGGCCAACTTCCCGCCCGAGTTCACTGGCGAGGCCGTGCAGCTGACCCCGGATGATGA TCATGTCATTGACAACATTGATCAGTCGGAGTTCGAGGGCTTTGAGTATGTGAATCCGTTGCTGATGTCCCTGGAGGATTGCGTCTGA
- the LOC108159893 gene encoding uncharacterized protein LOC108159893 isoform X2 produces the protein MAWGYWSATVDRGRAPRRLTQCTPLPVNIVQQEEEEEEQQQQQPLPPACMPQQQQQPHQHQHQQSQTCPSTPSANQQGSGNLCYSPSCRSRCSSPCPGSPCGSITPPPPPMLTSSQQHLHSNKNCPAAQHLMTHLDYAARRQSLDQLDSPQSKYFDIQANQLSDIMCRGAVVSSIQSANNTLTRGVSLHSRSGSAHGSHHGSHHGSHHSHSHHGSAHGSLGCLQGGVGVGVGVGVGTGSTGSIGMMSAGHIDTGDYDVPHPHPYTHHYIQTTASVTPPRGSLSRPGSAGAVCAGHDSGSDSSQGCGGSIMGGMLVMGHPGHMGSLGHHSTGSGSLGRCSSRCHNTNTTTTDDSGGGSSGGGGGGVGGGSASIAVGMPGMLIDYHHGHHSHSGSAGSGLNGCGAGSIAGGSIGGRSSVLGTIHNGHGHHHQQYHHECIHYERLPIPVPIPTVPMGVALPQQQQQMPPQHQLQSEEEIEPAYATVFPNVPQAPGLSCDGEDRSIYRRGARRWRKLYRVNGHIFQAKRFNRRAFCAYCQDRIWGLGRQGFKCIQCKLLVHKKCHKLVQKHCTDQPEPLVKEQAEESSDPMPVPLPPLPYEAMGGSSDACETHDHAHIVAPPPPDDPLEPGTQRQYSLNDFELIRVIGRGSYAKVLMVELRRTRRIYAMKVIKKALVTDDEDIDWVQTEKHVFETASNHPFLVGLHSCFQTPSRLFFVIEFVRGGDLMYHMQRQRRLPEEHARFYAAEISLALNFLHEKGIIYRDLKLDNVLLDHEGHIKLTDYGMCKEGIRSGDTTSTFCGTPNYIAPEILRGEDYGFSVDWWALGVLLYEMLAGRSPFDLAGASENPDQNTEDYLFQVILEKTIRIPRSVSVRAASVLKGFLNKNPADRLGCHRESAFMDIVSHPFFKNMDWELIAQKEVQPPYIPNLDPGDPNVTTNFDAQFTREPPELTPDDP, from the exons ATGGCCTGGGGATACTGGTCGGCCACTGTGGATCGGGGACGCGCGCCGCGCCGCCTAACGCAGTGCACACCGCTGCCCGTGAACATagtgcagcaggaggaggaggaggaggagcagcagcagcagcagccgttgCCGCCAGCGTGCatgccccagcagcagcagcagccgcatcagcatcagcaccaACAATCGCAAACCTGCCCCAGCACGCCGTCAGCCAATCAACAGGGGAGCGGCAACCTCTGCTACAGTCCGTCGTGTCGGTCCCGCTGCTCGAGTCCGTGTCCGGGCTCCCCCTGCGGCTCCATAacaccgccgccaccgccgatGCTGACATCCTCGCAGCAGCATCTCCACTCGAACAAGAACTGTCCCGCTGCCCAGCACCTGATGACACACCTGGACTATGCGGCCAGAAGGCAATCGTTGGATCAGCTGGATAGTCCGCAG TCCAAGTACTTCGACATccaggccaatcagctgtcgGACATCATGTGCCGGGGCGCAGTGGTCAGCTCCATACAGTCGGCCAACAACACACTAACCCGAGGCGTCTCGCTGCACAGTCGGAGCGGCAGTGCCCATGGGAGTCACCACGGAAGCCACCATGGGAGccaccacagccacagccaccacgGGAGTGCCCATGGATCGTTGGGCTGCCTCCAGGGGGGCGTAGGAGTGGGCGTTGGCGTGGGCGTCGGTACCGGAAGCACCGGTAGCATTGGAATGATGTCGGCGGGCCACATCGATACGGGCGACTATGATGTGCCGCATCCGCACCCGTACACGCACCACTATATACAGACAACGGCATCGGTGACGCCCCCGCGTGGCAGCCTGAGCCGGCCGGGATCGGCGGGAGCCGTGTGTGCCGGTCACGACTCCGGATCGGATTCGAGTCAGGGCTGTGGCGGCTCCATCATGGGAGGAATGCTCGTCATGGGCCATCCCGGCCACATGGGCAGCCTGGGACACCACAGCACGGGCAGCGGCTCCCTCGGACGGTGCTCAAGTCGCTGCCACAACACGAACACTACAACGACGGATGACTCGGGCGGCGGCAGCAGTGGTGGCGGCGGTGGAGGCGTCGGCGGAGGCAGTGCCTCGATTGCCGTGGGCATGCCTGGCATGCTGATTGACTACCATCATGGCCACCACAGTCACAGTGGCAGCGCCGGCAGCGGCCTCAACGGCTGCGGAGCGGGCAGCATCGCCGGCGGAAGCATTGGAGGTCGCAGCAGTGTCCTGGGCACCATTCACAACGGCCACggccatcatcatcagcaaTATCATCACGAGTGCATTCACTACGAGCGTCTGCCCATTCCCGTGCCCATTCCCACAGTGCCCATGGGCGTGGCcctgccacagcagcagcagcagatgccGCCGCAGCATCAGCTGCAGTCGGAGGAGGAGATCGAGCCGGCCTATGCGACAG TATTTCCCAATGTTCCTCAAGCGCCGGGATTGTCCTGTGATGGCGAAGATC GCAGCATCTATCGACGTGGTGCTCGACGGTGGCGTAAACTGTATCGCGTCAACGGACACATTTTCCAGGCCAAGCGTTTCAATCGG CGTGCTTTCTGTGCCTATTGCCAGGATCGTATCTGGGGCCTGGGACGACAGGGTTTCAAGTGCATACAATGCAAGCTGCTGGTGCACAAAAAGTGCCACAAGCTGGTGCAGAAGCACTGCACCGACCAGCCAGAGCCGTTGGTCAAGGAGCAGGCCGAGGAGTCGAGCGACCCGATGCCGGTGCCATTGCCCCCGCTGCCGTACGAGGCCATGGGCGGCAGCTCGGACGCCTGCGAGACGCACGATCATGCGCACATCGTGGCCCCGCCACCGCCCGATGATCCCCTGGAGCCGGGCACCCAGCGCCAGTACTCGCTGAACGACTTTGAGCTGATACGCGTCATCGGCCGTGGAAGCTACGCCAAGGTGCTAATGGTGGAGCTGCGGCGCACGCGTCGCATCTACGCCATGAAGGTGATCAAGAAGGCCCTGGTGACCGACGACGAGGACATCGACTGGGTGCAGACGGAGAAGCATGTGTTCGAGACGGCGTCAAACCACCCGTTCTTGGTGGGACTTCATTCGTGCTTCCAGACGCCGTCGCGTCTCTTCTTCGTCATTGAGTTCGTGCGGGGCGGCGACCTGATGTACCACATGCAGCGCCAGCGGCGGCTGCCCGAGGAGCACGCCCGCTTCTATGCGGCGGAGATAAGTCTGGCCCTGAACTTCCTCCACGAAAAGGGAATCATCTATCGCGATCTGAAGCTGGACAACGTGCTGCTCGACCACGAGGGGCACATCAAACTTACCGACTACGGCATGTGCAAGGAAGGCATTCGCTCGGGCGACACAACCTCCACGTTCTGCGGCACACCCAACTACATTGCCCCAGAGATCCTGCGAGGCGAGGACTACGGCTTCTCCGTCGACTGGTGGGCATTGGGAGTCTTGCTCTATGAGATGCTGGCCGGACGCAGTCCGTTCGACTTGGCCGGTGCCTCTGAGAATCCCGATCAG AACACGGAGGATTATCTGTTCCAAGTGATTCTGGAGAAGACCATTCGTATACCGCGGTCCGTGAGCGTTCGGGCTGCCTCTGTCCTGAAAGGTTTCCTCAACAAGAATCCCGCTGATCGTTTGGGCTGCCATCGGGAGTCCGCCTTCATGGATATCGTCAGCCATCCGTTCTTCAAGAATATGGACTGGGAATTG ATTGCACAGAAGGAGGTGCAACCGCCTTACATACCGAACCTGGATCCTGGCGATCCCAATGTGACAACAAATTTCGATGCTCAATTTACACGAGAACCGCCCGAACTAACGCCCGACGATCCGTAA
- the LOC108159893 gene encoding atypical protein kinase C isoform X1 → MAWGYWSATVDRGRAPRRLTQCTPLPVNIVQQEEEEEEQQQQQPLPPACMPQQQQQPHQHQHQQSQTCPSTPSANQQGSGNLCYSPSCRSRCSSPCPGSPCGSITPPPPPMLTSSQQHLHSNKNCPAAQHLMTHLDYAARRQSLDQLDSPQSKYFDIQANQLSDIMCRGAVVSSIQSANNTLTRGVSLHSRSGSAHGSHHGSHHGSHHSHSHHGSAHGSLGCLQGGVGVGVGVGVGTGSTGSIGMMSAGHIDTGDYDVPHPHPYTHHYIQTTASVTPPRGSLSRPGSAGAVCAGHDSGSDSSQGCGGSIMGGMLVMGHPGHMGSLGHHSTGSGSLGRCSSRCHNTNTTTTDDSGGGSSGGGGGGVGGGSASIAVGMPGMLIDYHHGHHSHSGSAGSGLNGCGAGSIAGGSIGGRSSVLGTIHNGHGHHHQQYHHECIHYERLPIPVPIPTVPMGVALPQQQQQMPPQHQLQSEEEIEPAYATVFPNVPQAPGLSCDGEDRSIYRRGARRWRKLYRVNGHIFQAKRFNRRAFCAYCQDRIWGLGRQGFKCIQCKLLVHKKCHKLVQKHCTDQPEPLVKEQAEESSDPMPVPLPPLPYEAMGGSSDACETHDHAHIVAPPPPDDPLEPGTQRQYSLNDFELIRVIGRGSYAKVLMVELRRTRRIYAMKVIKKALVTDDEDIDWVQTEKHVFETASNHPFLVGLHSCFQTPSRLFFVIEFVRGGDLMYHMQRQRRLPEEHARFYAAEISLALNFLHEKGIIYRDLKLDNVLLDHEGHIKLTDYGMCKEGIRSGDTTSTFCGTPNYIAPEILRGEDYGFSVDWWALGVLLYEMLAGRSPFDLAGASENPDQNTEDYLFQVILEKTIRIPRSVSVRAASVLKGFLNKNPADRLGCHRESAFMDIVSHPFFKNMDWELLERKQVTPPFKPRLDSDRDLANFPPEFTGEAVQLTPDDDHVIDNIDQSEFEGFEYVNPLLMSLEDCV, encoded by the exons ATGGCCTGGGGATACTGGTCGGCCACTGTGGATCGGGGACGCGCGCCGCGCCGCCTAACGCAGTGCACACCGCTGCCCGTGAACATagtgcagcaggaggaggaggaggaggagcagcagcagcagcagccgttgCCGCCAGCGTGCatgccccagcagcagcagcagccgcatcagcatcagcaccaACAATCGCAAACCTGCCCCAGCACGCCGTCAGCCAATCAACAGGGGAGCGGCAACCTCTGCTACAGTCCGTCGTGTCGGTCCCGCTGCTCGAGTCCGTGTCCGGGCTCCCCCTGCGGCTCCATAacaccgccgccaccgccgatGCTGACATCCTCGCAGCAGCATCTCCACTCGAACAAGAACTGTCCCGCTGCCCAGCACCTGATGACACACCTGGACTATGCGGCCAGAAGGCAATCGTTGGATCAGCTGGATAGTCCGCAG TCCAAGTACTTCGACATccaggccaatcagctgtcgGACATCATGTGCCGGGGCGCAGTGGTCAGCTCCATACAGTCGGCCAACAACACACTAACCCGAGGCGTCTCGCTGCACAGTCGGAGCGGCAGTGCCCATGGGAGTCACCACGGAAGCCACCATGGGAGccaccacagccacagccaccacgGGAGTGCCCATGGATCGTTGGGCTGCCTCCAGGGGGGCGTAGGAGTGGGCGTTGGCGTGGGCGTCGGTACCGGAAGCACCGGTAGCATTGGAATGATGTCGGCGGGCCACATCGATACGGGCGACTATGATGTGCCGCATCCGCACCCGTACACGCACCACTATATACAGACAACGGCATCGGTGACGCCCCCGCGTGGCAGCCTGAGCCGGCCGGGATCGGCGGGAGCCGTGTGTGCCGGTCACGACTCCGGATCGGATTCGAGTCAGGGCTGTGGCGGCTCCATCATGGGAGGAATGCTCGTCATGGGCCATCCCGGCCACATGGGCAGCCTGGGACACCACAGCACGGGCAGCGGCTCCCTCGGACGGTGCTCAAGTCGCTGCCACAACACGAACACTACAACGACGGATGACTCGGGCGGCGGCAGCAGTGGTGGCGGCGGTGGAGGCGTCGGCGGAGGCAGTGCCTCGATTGCCGTGGGCATGCCTGGCATGCTGATTGACTACCATCATGGCCACCACAGTCACAGTGGCAGCGCCGGCAGCGGCCTCAACGGCTGCGGAGCGGGCAGCATCGCCGGCGGAAGCATTGGAGGTCGCAGCAGTGTCCTGGGCACCATTCACAACGGCCACggccatcatcatcagcaaTATCATCACGAGTGCATTCACTACGAGCGTCTGCCCATTCCCGTGCCCATTCCCACAGTGCCCATGGGCGTGGCcctgccacagcagcagcagcagatgccGCCGCAGCATCAGCTGCAGTCGGAGGAGGAGATCGAGCCGGCCTATGCGACAG TATTTCCCAATGTTCCTCAAGCGCCGGGATTGTCCTGTGATGGCGAAGATC GCAGCATCTATCGACGTGGTGCTCGACGGTGGCGTAAACTGTATCGCGTCAACGGACACATTTTCCAGGCCAAGCGTTTCAATCGG CGTGCTTTCTGTGCCTATTGCCAGGATCGTATCTGGGGCCTGGGACGACAGGGTTTCAAGTGCATACAATGCAAGCTGCTGGTGCACAAAAAGTGCCACAAGCTGGTGCAGAAGCACTGCACCGACCAGCCAGAGCCGTTGGTCAAGGAGCAGGCCGAGGAGTCGAGCGACCCGATGCCGGTGCCATTGCCCCCGCTGCCGTACGAGGCCATGGGCGGCAGCTCGGACGCCTGCGAGACGCACGATCATGCGCACATCGTGGCCCCGCCACCGCCCGATGATCCCCTGGAGCCGGGCACCCAGCGCCAGTACTCGCTGAACGACTTTGAGCTGATACGCGTCATCGGCCGTGGAAGCTACGCCAAGGTGCTAATGGTGGAGCTGCGGCGCACGCGTCGCATCTACGCCATGAAGGTGATCAAGAAGGCCCTGGTGACCGACGACGAGGACATCGACTGGGTGCAGACGGAGAAGCATGTGTTCGAGACGGCGTCAAACCACCCGTTCTTGGTGGGACTTCATTCGTGCTTCCAGACGCCGTCGCGTCTCTTCTTCGTCATTGAGTTCGTGCGGGGCGGCGACCTGATGTACCACATGCAGCGCCAGCGGCGGCTGCCCGAGGAGCACGCCCGCTTCTATGCGGCGGAGATAAGTCTGGCCCTGAACTTCCTCCACGAAAAGGGAATCATCTATCGCGATCTGAAGCTGGACAACGTGCTGCTCGACCACGAGGGGCACATCAAACTTACCGACTACGGCATGTGCAAGGAAGGCATTCGCTCGGGCGACACAACCTCCACGTTCTGCGGCACACCCAACTACATTGCCCCAGAGATCCTGCGAGGCGAGGACTACGGCTTCTCCGTCGACTGGTGGGCATTGGGAGTCTTGCTCTATGAGATGCTGGCCGGACGCAGTCCGTTCGACTTGGCCGGTGCCTCTGAGAATCCCGATCAG AACACGGAGGATTATCTGTTCCAAGTGATTCTGGAGAAGACCATTCGTATACCGCGGTCCGTGAGCGTTCGGGCTGCCTCTGTCCTGAAAGGTTTCCTCAACAAGAATCCCGCTGATCGTTTGGGCTGCCATCGGGAGTCCGCCTTCATGGATATCGTCAGCCATCCGTTCTTCAAGAATATGGACTGGGAATTG CTTGAGCGCAAACAGGTCACGCCACCATTCAAGCCACGCTTAGACTCAGATCGCGACTTGGCCAACTTCCCGCCCGAGTTCACTGGCGAGGCCGTGCAGCTGACCCCGGATGATGA TCATGTCATTGACAACATTGATCAGTCGGAGTTCGAGGGCTTTGAGTATGTGAATCCGTTGCTGATGTCCCTGGAGGATTGCGTCTGA
- the LOC117192249 gene encoding fas apoptotic inhibitory molecule 1-like, whose protein sequence is MSFLSPTLRLENLATQPIMTQDHVPEDQRYNKQNIVAQWCVPINGKMYRRELEHGTTSGRRMIWVNSQEVLRRDWMFKLVGEETFHIDQSRCIIRVDPAPGFKYEYSLYIDGKSHDQYTEDVTRQYRLWLSTCHSSSTSETPAQEYRIMLKLDTLSLYVNDDLREEEVGDRCGKR, encoded by the exons ATGTCTTTTCTGTCGCCCACACTGCGCTTGGAGAATCTGGCCACGCAGCCCATCATGACGCAGGATCATGTGCCCGAGGACCAGCGCTACAACAAACAGAATATAGTGGCCCAATGGTGTGTCCCCATCAATGGCAAG ATGTACCGCAGAGAGCTGGAACATGGCACAACTAGTGGGCGGCGCATGATTTGGGTCAATTC GCAGGAGGTCCTGCGACGCGACTGGATGTTCAAGCTGGTCGGTGAGGAGACCTTTCACATCGATCAGTCCCGCTGCATTATACGCGTTGATCCAGCACCAGGCTTCAAGTACGAGTACTCCCTGTACATCGATGGCAAGTCGCATGACCAGTACACAGAGGACGTCACACGTCAGTACCGGCTCTGGCTCAGCACTTGCCACTCTTCGAGCACCTCCGAAACACCCGCCCAGGAGTATCGAATAATGCTCAAGCTGGACACCCTGAGTCTGTACGTAAACGATGACCTGCGCGAGGAGGAGGTAGGTGACAGGTGTGGCAAGAGATGA
- the LOC108159893 gene encoding atypical protein kinase C isoform X5 yields MIIWSGFCEAAQIYSTQTATFMSGGASLFPNVPQAPGLSCDGEDRSIYRRGARRWRKLYRVNGHIFQAKRFNRRAFCAYCQDRIWGLGRQGFKCIQCKLLVHKKCHKLVQKHCTDQPEPLVKEQAEESSDPMPVPLPPLPYEAMGGSSDACETHDHAHIVAPPPPDDPLEPGTQRQYSLNDFELIRVIGRGSYAKVLMVELRRTRRIYAMKVIKKALVTDDEDIDWVQTEKHVFETASNHPFLVGLHSCFQTPSRLFFVIEFVRGGDLMYHMQRQRRLPEEHARFYAAEISLALNFLHEKGIIYRDLKLDNVLLDHEGHIKLTDYGMCKEGIRSGDTTSTFCGTPNYIAPEILRGEDYGFSVDWWALGVLLYEMLAGRSPFDLAGASENPDQNTEDYLFQVILEKTIRIPRSVSVRAASVLKGFLNKNPADRLGCHRESAFMDIVSHPFFKNMDWELLERKQVTPPFKPRLDSDRDLANFPPEFTGEAVQLTPDDDHVIDNIDQSEFEGFEYVNPLLMSLEDCV; encoded by the exons ATGATCATCTGGAGCGGCTTCTGCGAGGCGGCCCAAATATATAGCACTCAGACGGCGACGTTTATGAGTGGTGGGGCATCGT TATTTCCCAATGTTCCTCAAGCGCCGGGATTGTCCTGTGATGGCGAAGATC GCAGCATCTATCGACGTGGTGCTCGACGGTGGCGTAAACTGTATCGCGTCAACGGACACATTTTCCAGGCCAAGCGTTTCAATCGG CGTGCTTTCTGTGCCTATTGCCAGGATCGTATCTGGGGCCTGGGACGACAGGGTTTCAAGTGCATACAATGCAAGCTGCTGGTGCACAAAAAGTGCCACAAGCTGGTGCAGAAGCACTGCACCGACCAGCCAGAGCCGTTGGTCAAGGAGCAGGCCGAGGAGTCGAGCGACCCGATGCCGGTGCCATTGCCCCCGCTGCCGTACGAGGCCATGGGCGGCAGCTCGGACGCCTGCGAGACGCACGATCATGCGCACATCGTGGCCCCGCCACCGCCCGATGATCCCCTGGAGCCGGGCACCCAGCGCCAGTACTCGCTGAACGACTTTGAGCTGATACGCGTCATCGGCCGTGGAAGCTACGCCAAGGTGCTAATGGTGGAGCTGCGGCGCACGCGTCGCATCTACGCCATGAAGGTGATCAAGAAGGCCCTGGTGACCGACGACGAGGACATCGACTGGGTGCAGACGGAGAAGCATGTGTTCGAGACGGCGTCAAACCACCCGTTCTTGGTGGGACTTCATTCGTGCTTCCAGACGCCGTCGCGTCTCTTCTTCGTCATTGAGTTCGTGCGGGGCGGCGACCTGATGTACCACATGCAGCGCCAGCGGCGGCTGCCCGAGGAGCACGCCCGCTTCTATGCGGCGGAGATAAGTCTGGCCCTGAACTTCCTCCACGAAAAGGGAATCATCTATCGCGATCTGAAGCTGGACAACGTGCTGCTCGACCACGAGGGGCACATCAAACTTACCGACTACGGCATGTGCAAGGAAGGCATTCGCTCGGGCGACACAACCTCCACGTTCTGCGGCACACCCAACTACATTGCCCCAGAGATCCTGCGAGGCGAGGACTACGGCTTCTCCGTCGACTGGTGGGCATTGGGAGTCTTGCTCTATGAGATGCTGGCCGGACGCAGTCCGTTCGACTTGGCCGGTGCCTCTGAGAATCCCGATCAG AACACGGAGGATTATCTGTTCCAAGTGATTCTGGAGAAGACCATTCGTATACCGCGGTCCGTGAGCGTTCGGGCTGCCTCTGTCCTGAAAGGTTTCCTCAACAAGAATCCCGCTGATCGTTTGGGCTGCCATCGGGAGTCCGCCTTCATGGATATCGTCAGCCATCCGTTCTTCAAGAATATGGACTGGGAATTG CTTGAGCGCAAACAGGTCACGCCACCATTCAAGCCACGCTTAGACTCAGATCGCGACTTGGCCAACTTCCCGCCCGAGTTCACTGGCGAGGCCGTGCAGCTGACCCCGGATGATGA TCATGTCATTGACAACATTGATCAGTCGGAGTTCGAGGGCTTTGAGTATGTGAATCCGTTGCTGATGTCCCTGGAGGATTGCGTCTGA